Part of the Struthio camelus isolate bStrCam1 chromosome 30, bStrCam1.hap1, whole genome shotgun sequence genome, GCACGCAGTGGGCACCACCTGCCGTCGCTGTTGTGCAACGACCCCCAATGTCCAGGGAGGGCCTGATTGTGCCGCGTGGCACCTGCCCTGAAGCCAGTGGGAGCTCAGCCtgccctggggggggaggggggcgctggggcaggatctcctgggcacaaagcTAGCCCTTTCCCACCccagccctggggcaggaaagcaTCCCTAGGGCAGGAAGATGTCCCCGGGGCAGGAAGATGTCCCCAGGGCAGAAGTTGTCACCAGGCAGAACCCCAGGGCAGGACGTTCCTTGAGCAGGACCCATGGGGCAGGAGGATATTCATGGAGCAGGATCCTGGGGCAAGAGGAGATTCCCCAGGATGGGAGGATGTCCCCAGGGCAGAAGCTGTCACTGGGGGAAGGAACCTGGGGCAGGAGAGCATCCCTGGGGTAGAAGGTGCCACTGTGGCAGGACTCCAGGGCAAGAGGACGTTCCTGAGGAAGGAGGATGTCCCCAGGGCAGGACCCTGAGGCAGGAGGACATCCCTGGAGCAGGACCCAGGCAGCTGCCCCCAAGCACCCAGCTGACTCAGCTCTGTCCTGGAGTATCATGTGAAGCCGGGAGGGAGCCAAGGctgtgggttcccccccccccccccgccccattccctccctccagcccttgAGCAGGCCTCCTGCCCAAATTTTCCAGCTTCCTCCAACTTCCTCAATCCAGCAGCATAAAagagctgcagccgcagcacccACATCCCCAGCCCAGCCAGTACCGCGCTCCTGCCGACAGCACGATGCTGGGGTAAGCAGGCCGGAGTGGGAGAggggcccgcggccccccggagGCATCACTGGGGCATTCGGGTGGCTTTTGTCCCTGGGGAGAGCGAGCCTGGTGGGAATGGGGGCGGGCAAAAGGGCTCGGTCTGGCAGTATCAGGCGCCTGCGGAGTTAGGGGCTGGAAGGGGGAAGCTGAGGCACGGGGGGCTGCGAGGGCAGCATGGTGCCAGGCCACCGTCCCCTCCTCTGTTCTGCCCTGGGGACCGGGAGGGAAAGCAGGCAGCGTGGGAGCCAGGACTGGCAGGTTCGCTTCATcacccgcgcctcccccgctccctgCGCCCCCGACCTCGATGTCCCTgcagccgggggtggggggggtcccagcagggCCGCGTGCACCAGGGGTGGCTGGAAATGCGCATCCACAGGGCTGTAATAGGAACCAGCTGCCCCAGCTCATGTGatgcctgcagccagccagcgcCGCCCCGTAGTGGGGTCCTGTCCGAAAACAGGGATGGGCATGGAGTCCCAGCCCCTCAGCGGTCCAAAAATATGGTGGGCACAGGGCCCCTGTCTCCCATAGCCCGATAACAGGGTGGACACAGGGTCCTGAGCCCCTTAAATGGGGTGGGCATGGGGTTTTGGCCCCCTACTGCCCAAAAATAGGGTCCTGGGGTACTGGTCCCCAACAGCCCAAAAATGGGAAGGGCATGGGGCCCCAAACCCCTTAAATGGGGTGGGCTTAGGGTTTTGTTCCCTGTTGCCCAAACATAGATTGGGCACAGGGCCCCAGCCGCTACTGCCTGGCATTGAGGTAAACGTAGGGTGCTGGCTCCCATGGCCTGAAACCAGAGTGGGCACAGGGTCTGGGTCCCCCATGGCCCAGCATCGGGGTGAGCATGGGGTCCGGGTCCCTGCAGCACAACAACAGGGTGAACAGCCCCAAAACGGGGTGGGCATGGAGCCCTGGCCACCCACAGTGCAAAACCGTGGTGGGCACAGGGTCCCAGTCGGCCTCCAGCCCTCATGGGCTCGGGCAGCCGCCGCAGCCATCCCCCAGCGTTTTGCCGTCCCCCAGGCTGTGGTGGCCCAgtctgctggccctgctggtccccatGACGGCAGCCCAGCTGCACCCTGAGCGGGTGCTGGACGCCCAGTGGGAGCTGTGGAAGAAAAGCTACCGGAAGCAGTACAACGGCGAGGTATGGCGGGGCCGGGCACCCCTCCACCACGGCCCGTTCAGGGTCCCCCAGAGGGTTTCTGGGCTATTTGGGGACTGGGGAGCCCCCCGGAAACATGGGGGTGCCCAGGGCTCGGGGGGGCTGGAGGCATCCCCATGGGGCTGGCCTGTGCATGCATGGGCTGTGCCTGGGGTATGTCAGGTCGGAGCAGCGGCGAGGGGCGCAGGCAGGGCCCCGGCATCTCGCGTCGGCCCCCAGCGCCGTCTTGTCCTCTGGCGCAGGCAGACGAGCTGTCACGGCGGCTGATCTGGGAGAAAAACCTGCGATACATCAACACGCACAACCTGGAGCACTCACTAGGCGTCCACACCTTCGAGCTGGCTATGAACCACCTGGGTGACATGGTGAGTGGCCCAGGGACGGAGGGGACGGAGCAGCGGGTAGGGCAAGAACGCACCAGGGCACAAAACCCTGCCAGGGCCACCTGCCCTCGGCTGTGCCCAGCCACCTCGGCTCTTTCTCCAGACCAGCGAGGAGGTGGTGAGGACCATGACAGGTCTCAAGGTGCCCCGGGGCCGCTCGCACCACAACGAGACCCTCTACGTCGCCGATGGGGCCGACCGGGCACCAGCCACCGTGGACTGGAGGAAGAAAGGCTACGTAACGCCCGTGAAGAACCAGGTAGGCAGGGCAGCCTCGGGGCACCCAGTGCCCAGCGTCACCCCAGCGTCACCCCAGTTCGTCCCTGGCAGGGCCAGTGTGGGTCGTGCTGGGCTTTCAGCTCCGTGGGTGCCCTGGAGgggcagctgaagaggaagacGGGCAAGCTGCTCTCACTGAGCCCCCAAAACCTGGTGGACTGCGTGACCAACAACGACGGCTGCGGCGGTGGCTACATGACCAACGCCTTCGAGTACGTCCGGCAAAACCGCGGCATCGACTCTGAGGACGCCTACCCCTACATCGGCCAGGTTGGGGGGATGAGAGGGTGGGCTGGGGATGCCCCGGTGGTGCTCTCATCGTCCCCCGCATCGCCTTCACCCAGCCCCATCCCTCGTAGGATGAGAGCTGCATGTACAACCCCACCGGGAAGGCGGCCAAGTGCCGAGGCTACCGGGAGATCCCTGAAGGGAACGAGAAAGCTTTGAAGAGGGCCGTGGCCAGGATCGGCCCCGTCTCCGTGGGCATTGATGCCAGCCTGCCCTCCTTCCAGTTCTACAGCCGAGGTGAGTTCACGTCTCTGGGAGCAGAGTGGCGgcccagggaaactgaggcacagcaggGCATCCCTGTAACTGGGCACCCTTTTGCTCAGGTGTCTACTACGACGAGAGCTGCAACGCCCAGAACATCAACCACGCGGTGCTGGCAGTGGGCTACGGCGCGCAGAAAGGCACCAAGCACTGGATCATCAAGAACAGGTAGTGGGAGCCGGCACAGGGGGCAGTTGTCAGCCAGGGCCAGGCTTTGCCGGCCACGAAGCCAGCAGCTCAGGGCCTGTTCTttctccctgcagctggggcgAAGAGTGGGGCAACAAAGGCTACGTCCTGCTGGCGCGCAACATGGACAACGCCTGCGGTGTCGCCAACCTTGCCAGCTTCCCCAAGATGTGAGCGTTCCCAGCCCGCTCCCTGCCGGCGCCGctgcctggggctgagcagctcctggctgccctcTGCTTCTGTGTGTTAAAACTTGGCCTTTTTACCCTCAGTCTTTCCAAAGCAGACATCCCTGAGGGGGAATCTCTCCCTCCCCATAAGAAGTCTCCCCCAGAAGAGGGGAGAGGTCCCCCCAGCTGCAGATAAACGGGGTGATGAGTCCCCACCTCGCTCCATTTTCCCAGGGCTTGGCGTcatcccccttcccctccaccaCGCGTGCCCGGTTCCTCTTTCCCCCAGCCCCAGATGCCCGAGGCCAGGCCTGGCTGGCTCCAGAGAGTCTGCTCTGGCTGGAGACGCTCATGCAAACAGGCCCTGTGTTGGCCTCCGCCTCCAGCAAGAGGTCGCGTGCATATATGGGCAGCACTGCGCTGGCCCTGCCGCCTTTCCCGCAGGTGCGGATCTGGTCTCACCGTGTGTCCCGTCTATCTCCCCGCCCTCGGAGTCCCAGCAGGCTGCTGAGAACAATacgattttatttttaaaataaacactgtcGTCGGAAATGAAAGCTCGGGCTGCTTTGCTCTATGCTGCCCTGGCCggagggtgggaaggggctgTTGTGGTGGAAAAGGCTTTACCTTTCCTAAGAACACAGGAGCTCGGGGTGGAGTAGGAGGCGAAGGTGCTGCCGGAAccaaaggggatggtgctggagTCGCTCAGCATCAGCTCTGCAAAGCCCTGTGCCTTGAGAGGAGCGTTTTCCAGCCGAAACCCAGCACAGGTCTCTTTCCCCAAGCCCCAAGTCTGAGTGGTCCTTTTAATGCAACAAATTGAAACTGAGTGCAGCAAAGGTCAGGGCAGGTGCTAACAGGAAGAGAAGGTGATATTTGCTTTATGAACTCACTGGTAAGTTATTTTCCCACTTGCGTTCACCCACGCACTCCCACGCGCCAAGACACAGGTGCCTGAACGGTCTGGGCTGGTCCCTGGCGTGTGACGCAGAGGATGAGGGACGCCAGCTCTGCTGTCGGGGCCTGCCGGGACGTCAAGGTTGTTCAACACGAGAGcggggagaaaagaaagtgaaatcgGTGCGCTTCCTCATTCACCAGCTCCCCGAGCCAGACTCCAGGCTGCagcctgcagcggggagcggaGGGACTTCCTCGCACCCCCTCACTCGCCCTGGTCCTACGTGCCCGTCGCCAGGCCAAACGGGCCTTTGCAGgaagctgccccacagccagacaGGTATGCCAGACATTTCCCTCAGGTAGTTTGTCCCCTGCCGGGAGGTGCTTGCTGGAGTGGAGGACAAAGGTGCAGAAATGGTCCCTTTGCACTCACCTGGCAGAGATGCGGAGTTCATCATTGGCGCTTCTCCTTCAGCTGCTCCTTTTCCTTGAGAGCTGCTGCAGTGACAGAGATGGAAACTAGATATTTGGAAGAGGAAATACCTGGGGATGCTCAAAGTTTCCAGAGAGTGAACTTGCTGGGGGGTGGTGTTGTACGTGTGTGGGCATGCAtgtttgcatgcatgtgtgtgcagagggagggtcctcccctcctgccccctggttgcactgggggctgcagagcctcACTGCGCAACTAGAGACAGCTCCTGGCCAAGAAAAAAGGTACAAAGGGGACATGTGGGTTTGGGAACTGCAGTGGGGGAAGTATAACCCCCTGCCATAGCCAGGCAGGGGATCTGCCACTGCCTCACCGCGTCGCTCTCCAGTCCAAGCCGAGCAGGATGAAGCTGCTGGCCTGCGGCGCCTTCCTGGCCGCGCTCACTGCGGCGCTGGGGCACCCCGACCCCACACTGGACTGGCACTGGCAGCTCTGGAAGAAAACCCACGGCAAAGAGTATCGCCACCAGGTAGGGTTGCCTCAGGGGGTGGCTCGGGGCCCTAACGCGGCAGGTGCTGCTCCCTCCTTGCTTGAGCCGCTGCAGCGTCGCACAGCAGGAGAGCGATCGCCCTTTGCAGCGGGGAGAGGAGCCCCCAGTTTGGAAGCGCTGCTGGTTCCTGGGGGGATTTGATGGGGAGAGGTCCCGGCAGCCTTGCTTGAGGGTAAAATGAAGGGTGAAATGGCTGCTGAAGGCCATTTTGCCCACCGCAGCGCTGCAGGGCTGGGTTTGAtttcagaaagaggaagggaagcggcGCGTGACATGGGAGAAGAACCTGCGCCTGGTGACGCTGCATAATCTGGAGCACTCCCTGGGGCTGCACTCCTACGAGCTGGCCATGAACCACCTGGCAGACATGGTAAGTGAAGCCCCCTAGCCATGGGGCTCAGGCACACCAAGATGTCGGGGTTTTAGTTGAGCGGGGACAGGGATGAAATGCACCAGGTCAGGGATGCTGCGCCCGTGCGTGATAGCCCCCGTAGGCTGCAAGGACAAACCTGGCTGTGAGAGTCTGGCAAGGATAGCACGGACGTCCAGGCACGGAGAGATCCACTCTCCCATCACACAGTTTTTCCCTATGTCCGACGGCAGCCTGGGCAGCAAAGGAAACCTCGGCACATGGCGAATGCATGCATGCTTCTTCCCACCAGACCAGCGAGGAAGTGGCAGCTTTGCTAACGGGGCTGAAAGCTCCCCATCAGCAAAACCGGACCTCTATGTACCGGCCAATGCCTGGCAGCAAAGTCC contains:
- the CTSK gene encoding cathepsin K yields the protein MLGLWWPSLLALLVPMTAAQLHPERVLDAQWELWKKSYRKQYNGEADELSRRLIWEKNLRYINTHNLEHSLGVHTFELAMNHLGDMTSEEVVRTMTGLKVPRGRSHHNETLYVADGADRAPATVDWRKKGYVTPVKNQGQCGSCWAFSSVGALEGQLKRKTGKLLSLSPQNLVDCVTNNDGCGGGYMTNAFEYVRQNRGIDSEDAYPYIGQDESCMYNPTGKAAKCRGYREIPEGNEKALKRAVARIGPVSVGIDASLPSFQFYSRGVYYDESCNAQNINHAVLAVGYGAQKGTKHWIIKNSWGEEWGNKGYVLLARNMDNACGVANLASFPKM